The following is a genomic window from Streptomyces sp. BHT-5-2.
CCGCCTCCGCCGAGCGGTTTCCCCACCAACTGCGCCAGATCGCCGACTTCGTACGCGACGACGCCCCCGTCACGTTCACCCTGCCCGGCTTCCCCTGCAAGTCCCCCAACCCCGCCAAAGTCCTCGGCCACCTCCCCGACCAGGGAGAACGTCTCTCCCTCGGCTTCCTCAACGCCCTGTGCACCGAGATCGAGCGGATCTACCCGCCGGGCGCCCGCATGGTCATCTGCTCCGACGGCCACGCCTTCGGCGACCTCATCCGCGTACCCGACGAGCACATCGACGCCTACGCCGACGAACTCCGCACCCTCATGGACCACTCGGGCCTGACACGACTTTCCGTGTTCGACCTGCGCGACGTATTCGGCGACCTCCCGCACGACACCAAACGCGCCCACCTCCACCAGAGCTACGCCCCCACGCTGGACGCCCTGCGCGCAGAGGTCCGCGCCGACGACAACACCCTCGCCCTCTACCGCGGCATCACCCGCTTCCTCGTCGAGGACACCGCCGACCACGCAGGCACCCGCTCCGCCCTCCAACGCGAGTGCCGGCAACGTGCGTACGGCGTCATCCAGCGCAGCCGCGCCTGGGGCGACCTGATCGCCGACCACCACCCCCGCTCCGTACGCCTGTCCATCCACCCCCAGCCCATCGGCGCCCGCAAGTTCGGCATCCGCCTGCTGGACGCGCCCGACGCCTGGACCACCCCCTGGCACTCGGCGGCCCTGCGCCGCACCGACGGCACCTGGACCCTCATGCCCCGGGCGAAGGCCGCCGAGCTGGGCCGCCTGATCGAGAGCGACGATCGCCCCAGCCACTTCGACCAGGACTGACCGGAGCCGACACCGATCGCTCGGGCGCGCCATCGGCGGTATTCGGCCACCCCGCGTCCGAAAGCGTCCGGGCTCCTTGTCATGATGTCGGCGCCGAGCCTGCCACCGCCGCTGTGCGATATGTCCGGGCCGCGGTTTTCGCCGCGGTCTGCCTCGTGCTGTCCGCGGCAGGGCATGTGGCTGGACCGCGCAGGTGAAGACCAGCAAGCTGAAGAACCCGATCAAGACGGACGACGGCACCATCAACGAAGCCGTCTCGGAGATCACCTGGTCCAAGGGCAAGATCGAGCCCGGCCAGTACCGGGACTTCAGCGTCGCCCTCGGTCAACACCCCGACGACGCCGACCAGTTGGCCTTCAAGGCGCTCCAGACGTACTCCGACGGCAAGGTCGTGCGCTGGATCGAAGAGCCCAAGGCAGGTCAGGCAGAACCGGAGAACCCGGCACCGATGCTGAAACGCACCAAGGCCGCAGACTCAACCGCCGCCTCCACTTCCGCAGCTCCCAAGGCGTCCGCCGGCGACTCCACCACCCGGGGCCTGGGCATCGCGGGCCTGATCGCGGGAGTCCTGGGCATCGGCACTGCCGCGGTAGCCCTCTACCGCAGCCGCTCCGCCCGTCCGTAACCAACCGACCGGGATACCAGGCAATCCCTGGTGGGGCGGACGGAGTGCCACCGCCCCAGGGCTCCCACAAGAGACCAACCAGGCTCGGACGACGACGAACCCTCCGGCAGACGGGGGAGTAGTGATAGATCTTGCCTGACCCGTCCTTCATGTAACCATCCGTGGCTCTGAGTAGCCATGGGTGGGCGGGCATGCGAACGGCCACCCTCCGTGACGTTGGAGGGTGGCCGTGGGGCTGGCGGAGTCAGGCCGTGAGTTCAACCCCGGTGAACGTGGTTGTCACGAGGGTCATGTTCGCGATGAGGGGCGGGACGTTGAATTGGGTGGTGACCCATTCTGCGTAGGCTTCTCGGTCTTGTGAGGCGAAGTCTCCGAAGAGAAGGATCAAGCGGAGGTCGTCACGGTCTATTGCGTGTTCGCTCATGACGATGTGGCACATGTAGTCGATGAGTCCTTGAACGTTGAGGTTGGGCATTCCCTGTTCAGCGCACCAATCCCCGAAACGGTCGCTGTGCTTGTCTGCCCATCCCGCGATCATGGCGATTGAGAACTCTAGCCCTTGCATTGCTTCCTCCGTTTTGCGTTGCGCCGTGTGAGGTTGGGTTTCAGTGGGTCGCCTTGAGGGTCCGTCGTGTGAGGGGCGTGCGCTTTTTGACTTTGGTGTCGCATGAGTCGGTGAGAATGTGTGCAACATCTTCTGTGGCTTCGGCAAGGGGTTCCCTTACCGCTTGCCGGGCCCGCTCGATGATTTCGCGGTCAAGTGGACTGCCCACTGTGCATTGTCCGTCCTTCGCCTCGTAGAAGTCCTTACGAGTGAAGATGCGCTCAGCAACCAGATTCAGAACCATTTGGTCTACGTGCGGCCGTGCGACTTCCACCAGGTCCAGGGCCATGCTGTGTGACTTGTGTTCCTTGGGGCGGTGCAACAGCCCGACTTCGGTGTCAAGTCCCAACGCGTGGCAGGCTAGGCGTGCTTCAGCGTAACCAATGGAGTAGCCGAGGTTCAGCATGGCGTTGATCGGTGTCACTGCCTTGCGGGGTGTCTTCCCGGCCCTTTGTAGTGGGGAGTAGCGGGTTTGGAATGTCTTCCAGCATGGCGCCGGAGAAGGGCAAGCACAAAGCGTGGATTGAAAAACTGTGGCGTGCCATTCTCGATGACGAAGAACCAGAATGGGGAACCCTTCCCGCCCTCATGCCGCACAGCGTCTCATCCTGGAACCTCTACAACGCCTTCCGCACCCTCAATGCGAAAAAGCCCTACCCGAAGCAAATGAAGCCTTTTAACTTCATGATGATCGGGCAGGTGGACCCCATGTACCGCGATCCTAAAGGGGGATTGCTCATCGCACCCTATGAGGCTGACAGCAGCAAATGGGGACACGTGACATGGGTGGACAGAAACAATCCCGTCAAACCCATCAAGCGCCCGCCGCTCGTTGTCTTCCAGGACGTCATTGACGACTATGCCGTTCACCCGGAATGGAAATTCGAAGACTTGGGTGGTCAATACTGCACACCGCCAACCCGAGGAATCCTGCGGCGTCAATGGATTCATGCCCCCAGCGCTACGACGGTAGGCAAGGAATCCAACAGCTTGGAAGGGCCTGAACTACTCGAAGCGGAAGGAATGGCCACGGTCCTTTTCGGGAAAACTTGGGAAGACTGGTTCCCCCTCGTTGACTTCTTCCTCGACCAGTGCGCCGAAAGCAAAGTCGCTTCACGAACCCAAGTGAAGCAGTACCGAAAAGGCAGCAAACCTCGACCGAAGAAAATGAAGGAAATAATCCAAGCCAGCGCACTCTACGCATGGCAAGACCTCAGAAAAGAACACGCGGACTCGATACTGAATCGCGACCCGCTGCACGTACTGCAAACCTGGTACCACCTACACCACGGCAACCCAGATATGCCGATCTGAACAGCAAAGGACCCGTCAGCCCCACGCTGACGGGTCCCAACTGCGCCCGACATCTCTGTCACTGCCAGGCAACGACACTATAGCCGCTGACGCTTGTTACCAACTCGGTGAGGCGGACTGGCCGCAATGAATGCAGACCAATTGGTCACCCTGCCGCATCGTCGCATGCTGTCCGGTCGGACTGTTAGGGCACATCGCGCTGTTCTCCTTGGATTGGTGATCTAATTCCCCATGCGGGGTGATCCCTCCCTTCCCCGATAGCCTCAGAAAAGGGAGGGACAACTATGCGGGCGGGCAACCAGCCCGACCCCTGGTCTACGTCGGCGGGGTCCCGTTCACCGACGGGGGTTCAGCACTGCCGTACCGAATCCCCAACAACTCGAAGCGGTCATCACCCGTGTCACGTGCGTGACCGAGACACCACTCGCGAGCCTCATCTTCGGAGGGGCTATCGAGGCTGAATTCCCCGCAGATGATGCACTTCCCCACGTGCCTCAGGCCCCAGTCCGCATCGAGCTGGAACACCCAGTCACGCAACCGCTCGCGCTCGCTCACGGCATGTCCTCCGGACGCTCCGTGACCTCAATGCCTGCGCCGAGCAAGGCATTGACGCATGCACCCAGAGCACACAGCGTCTCCTCCAACTCTTCCTCAGTCAGCGCATTCATCCACGGGACACGAGCCTTCAGCGCCTCAGTCAGACGGTGTTCAAGGTCCCGGAGTTTGTCTGCTGCCTGGCTGGTCGTGCACTCCTCAGATTCCATCAACGCACCGTCTTCGGCTTGTGGACATGGTCGGCCAACTCCAGCGAACACAGAGCCGCACGGGCGTGCCGTCCACGCTTCCGGTGCTCGGCTCGTTGCCTCACCAGTGCCTCGCAGACGTCGCACCCTGCAACCGGCTGCGACTCCGGAAACGGGTCCGGCAGGTGAACGGGGCCGCTCAGACTGGGCATCAGCCGGTCACCTCCACCCCGTGAATCCAACGCGGCCCGGCGTCAAGGCCGTACGACGACAGCCACAGAGCCCGGCGCCGTCCACGCTGCAACCGCCGCTCCTGACGCTCCTGGGGCTCCTGGGGCGTCAGGACGTACGGACGGAGGAACGCCACCTCCTCACCCCGCAACAGCCGTTCCTCGGCCGGGATACGGGGGATCATGAGCGTGGGGGTGTCGGGGTGCTCGGGGGAGGGCGGTGCGTCGGCGGACCGATGGCGCCCATTAGCGGGCAGTATCCGCCGCAGCAATGATTCGAAGATCGTTCGGATAGGGTGGGTCATGCTTTCAACCTCCCGGGGTTGAGGCCACGCCCCCGGGCCGTCGCCACGGTCGCGGGGGTCTTCCGACCCTGGCATCGTGCCGACATGCAAAGGCCGGAACTATCAGGGATCACTGATAGCTCCGGCCAGCGCTTGACGCTAAGTCACCTACCTAGCCACGCACCATAGTTGCTGAAGGTGTCTGGCATTCGACGCTTTGCAGCCTCCAACCCGGAAAACGTTTCACGCACAGTGGGGTGATACCGGGTCTGCTGGGGCGCGAGTTTGCGGGCTTCCAGCAGACTTTTGAAAGCCGCGTCAGTGCGGCCCGTCCACATCTGCGCTCGCGCAACCTCGGTGTGATGGTGGGCCAGACGGGACGGGGGCCACCCATCGGGCACTGTCATCTCCTGAGCGGTCTGAACGGCTTCGGGATAGAGATCCAGTTCCGCCAAGACACTCACCCGGTGCGCACCCACGTTGGTGGGGCCGAATGAAAGCCAATGGACCTTCTCAGCCGGGCCCGTACGCTTCGCCAGGCGCTCAGCTTCGGCGAGGTGTCCCTCAGCCACGTCCTTATCCTTGTCACGCCCCGCCAGGACGGCCGCCCCCAAGTGAAGTTGTCCAGTGACAGCATCGAGCACACGCCCCGGCTCTGCCTGTTCCAGCGTGGCCATCCCCAACCGCACGAGACGTTTCCCTGTCCGGTAGTCGCTCGCCCGGAGGTAGGCAAGTGCTCGTAGGTACTGACGCATCCCGCTCAGGACGGGGTCTGATGCCCGCTGTGCAGCCCAATCCATGCGGTCCAACGCCACCGTGCACAAGTCGGGGAACCCGAGCTTCGTAGTGACGTCGTAGGCGGTCCGGTAGGTGCTGGCGAGCAACCGCCAGTTGCGGTCAGTCGGGGCGTTGTGCGCTGCTGTTGTCGCCTCATGAATCAGGCCGGGAAGTTCGGCAGCGACTTTCTTGATGTTGGTCGCCCGGACCATGGCGCAGAGATCGTCGGCATGTGTCTCCAGATCTTCCACTGAGCGTGGCCTTACGTCTGGATCGGGGCCGAGATCGTAGACGTTCAGTGCCTCACGAATCGGGTTGATCAGACCATCTAGCTGATCTTGCCGTAGCTCTTCGAGATAGGGCTGCCCCTTCAATTCGGAGGCCGGAACCGAGAGGGCACGTGCCAGTGCACCGACAACCGATGGACTCGCAGGCAAGACCCCCTGCTCCACTTTGGTCAGCGTGCTGTACGAGACGTGCGATAGATCGGACAACTCACGTTGTGTCAGTCGGCGGACCTTCCGGGCGTGTGCGACACGTGCGCCCGTGTGCTCGCCAATGTAAGGGGGCATACTGGTCTCTCCGTTCTGCATCGACACCAGAACGGTACCCCCGGCGAGTTGCAGGGGAACGGTGATCGGCCCCCGTCGCTGGACGGGGGCCGTTGCTGTGACGAGGTACCAACGAGCCGAGTGCACCACCAACGGCCACCCCCCAACGTCACGGAGGGTGGCCGTTCGCATGCCCGCCCACCCATGGCTACTCAGAGCCACGGATGGTTACATGAAGGACGGGTCAAGCAGGGTCTATCACTACTCCCCCTCCGGCAGACGGGGGCGCCGACTGGCCGACCCTGGTCGTTTCGAAGGACGCATGGCGATGGTTCCTGCCCCTGTCGGTCCGCCGCGGCAACCGGACCGCAGTGGACAACGAGCAGCTGACCAGCCTCGCGCTGACCGCGCGGGACGGTGACCCGGTCGCCGTCGAACACTTCATCCGCCCCTCCCACCCTGACATGTGGCGGTTCGCAGCACACCTGAGCGGCGACCCGAGCAGCACCGACGACCTCGCACCGGAGACGTCCCCGCGCGCCCGCACCCGACTGCTGTCGATCGCCCGCCGCTTGGCCGTCGACCGCTACCGGGTCGCCGCCACTCTCGCCTCCGGGCAAGTGCTGAGGTGACAGGTGAGTTTCCGGAAACGTCGCGTTCACGACGCCGGGAATCGACGGTAACAACCGCTTCCTAGCGTGACCGGCCATGGGACCAGAGCCGTGGACACGGCAGTACGCGGCCGTCCAGCCGCCGACTCCCCCGTCCTGCCGATGACGCCAAGCGGGGTTCTTCCCTTCATCGAGGCACCCGCACCAGCATCATCGGGAGGCGCGGCATGAGTACCACCGAGTCACGGCCGGAGGTGGCAGGCACGGCGCAGGCCGCCGCCGGCCAGGCCGTCAGGGAGACGCTGGAGGACTACACCCTCCGTTTCGCTCCCCGCAGCTATCGTCGCTGGCGCCCCGTGGTCGTGGCGACCACGGCGCTCGGCGGCATCGCCTACATGGCCGACTTCTCCATCGGCGCCGGCATCGGCCTGGCACACGGAACCGGCAACGCGCTCCTGGCGATCACCGTCGCCGCCGTCGTCATCTTCCTCACCGGCCTTCCCCTCGCCTACTACGGGGCCCGCTACAACATCGACCTCGACCTGATCACCCGCGGCTCCGGTTTCGGCTACTACGGCTCGGTCCTCACCAGCGTCATCTTCGCCAGCTTCACCTTCATCTTCTTCGCCCTCGAAGGCTCGATCATGGCCCAGGGCCTCAAACTCGGCCTCGGACTTCCCCTGTGGCTGGGCTACTTGGTCTCCACCCTCATGGTCATCCCCCTGGTGATCTACGGCATGAAGGCGCTCAGCAAGCTCCAGGTGTGGACCACCCCGATCTGGCTGCTGCTGATGATCGGCCCGCTGGTCTACCTGATCGCCACCGACCCCGGCACGGTCGACCGCTTCCTCTCCTACTCCGGCACGGACGGCGACGGCGGCGTCAACACCGCCTCCGTGCTGCTCGGCGCCGGCGTGTGCCTCTCCCTCATCGCGCAGATCGGCGAGCAGATCGACTACCTCCGGTTCATGCCGCCCAAGACCAGTGAGAACAAGCACAGTTGGTGGTCCGCGGTACTCATGGCCGGCCCCGGCTGGGTGGTGCTGGGCGCGCTGAAACAGACCATCGGCGTCTTCCTCGCCGTCTACATCCTCGCCAAGGTGGGTCCGGCCGCCGCGCCCGAACCCATCCAGCAGTTCCGCGGCGCCTTCGACGCGATGATGCCGTCCTGGATGGTCATCCCGCTGGCCGTGGCACTGGTGGTCATCAGCCAGATCAAGATCAACGTGACGAACGCCTACTCCGGTTCGCTGGCGTGGACGAACTCCTTCACCCGCATCTCCAAGCACTACCCCGGCCGTATGGTCTTCGTCCTGGTCAACCTGGGTTTTGCGCTCGCCCTGATGGAAGCCGACATGTTCAGCTTCCTCAACAGCATCCTGAGCTTCTACTCGAACTGCGCGATCGCCTGGGTGGTCACCGTCGCCACCGACATCGGCATCAACAAGTACCTGCTGAAGCTGTCCCCCCTCCAGCCGGAGTTCCGCCGCGGCATGCTGTACGCCGTCAACCCCGTCGGTGTGGTGTCCTTCACCGCCGCGTCCGGCCTGTCGATCGCCATGTACTTCCATCTGCTGGGCGACGCCCTACAGCCGTACTCGCCGGTAGCAGCGGCCGTGATCGCCTTCGCCCTGACCCCGTTGACTGCGATCGCCACCAAGGGCAGGTACTACCTCCGTCGCACCGACGACGGCCTCGACGAGCCCGTGCTGGACGTGGACGGCAACCCGAGCGCGGTCACCCTCGACTGCCATGTCTGCCACCAGTCCTACGAGCGCCCGGACCTCACCGCCTGCGCCACCCACGACGCGGTCGTCTGCTCCCTGTGCCTGAGCACGGACAAGACCGGCGACCACCTGCTGCCGGCCACCACGTAGGCAGCAACACGTCCCCGGCAATCGCCACCACCCACCGCTGCGTCATCGGGCCCGAGACGGGCACCGAGATCCGGATGAGGCCCTGGTCAGCCACAACACACCGCAGGCCCGGTGCACCGCTGACCAGGCACTCGTCCTGGATGACGGACGGCCGGCCGCTCCGGTCCCGCCGAAGGGATCCCCCACCATGAAGAGGGGACACGAATCCCGCCATACCCACCTGGGCCGGAGCCATCGCCTTCCTGCTCGGTGCATCGCCCTCGCTCCCCTCGACGCCGGAGCCCAACTCACCACCGTGGGCGCCCCCTTGCTCACCGATCAACTACGTTGGCGGCACGTGCCGGCACCGCTGCCTGCTCTTGCGAGCGCGAGGCATCATCGACGCTGCACCAAGACCACCCCACCCATGGCTCGGACCGTGACTGCCGCGCCGACGGCCCCCTTTCGGTCTCTCAGGCGGACGGCCCCCACAGGGTGAGCCGACCCTCAATGGGGTTGTCCTTGACCAGAGCCGTATTGCTGAGTTCCGAGGGCAGCGGAGCGGTGTCAACCGCTTCCCGGCATTCTTCCGGTGTCGTGCCCGGGCTCTTGGCATGGGGCGTACTCGCAGCGGATCACCTTGAGGGCAACCGGCCGGTTCCCCCGCGTCTGCGAGAGACATACGGACCCCATGCCGCCCTCGCCGATCCGAGCGAGCAGCCGGTGGCCGGAGATCTCCTGCGGTTCGCCCGCCGCCAGCGAGCACGGTGCGTCACTGTTGCTGTCTTCGATGGAGCCCGCCCCCGTCGGTCGCCGCCGACCTCGGAGCGAACATCGAGACTCTGCGCAACTGGAGCCGGGCCACCCATGGACGCCGTGCCCACTGCGTACCCGCGGCGCCTCCGCAGCCTGGCGGTGACGCGGTTCAGCCGGAGCTTGCCGCCCCGCGGAAGAACGTCCGGGAACTGGAGGAAGAACACGACATCCTCCGCAAGGCGGCCCGGTGTTGCGCAGTGCAGTCGAACAAACACGAGGCCCGACTCGACACCTTCACTGGCTCCAGCGGTACAACAACCCGACGTCGACACTCCATATATGAAGCGCCCCCGCGGAGGGAAGCCAACGCAGCGATGGACGCCTCATCATCACCGGCAAGCAGCTGTGCCACTCGTTCTCGTTCCATAGCAACCCCCGCCCCTATTCTGCCGCTCCGCAGCACATAGCCCAACGGCACCTGGCCGCCCTCGCCGACGATCGGCTTCAGCCGAGCGGGCTGGTGTCGAGTACGACGATGGTCCACCGCAGCGCTGGGCCTGTGGATCCTCGGCTCCCTGGCGCTGGCCCACCCCTTCCTCCTGGACGTGGCCATCAAGGTCACCCCGGCCGGCACGGCGCAGCGCCTGGACCGCCTGTGGCACAGCTCCCCCGTCGTCCGCCGATGGATGCAAGTAGCCAGTGCGGAATGGGGGATTGCCTTCCTCATCGACGCCATCGCCCGCGTGGTAATGGCCTATACGCTCCCCATCGACAGTGTGCCCTCGCTCGGTGCCTTGGTACTGGTCGCCCTGCTGGGCATGGCACAGGCCCTCGTGACGGTGCACGGCCGCCGCAGCGGCGCCCCCGCCCTGATACGCAACCGCGGTTGATACGACCACGCGCCTCCACAAACCTGTCCTGCTCTACTCGTAGATCGATCCGTGGGGGCGGCGCCGTATCCGATCTGCTCACTCAACCCGGCAGGCCATCGGTGCCGTTCACTGCTTCCGCGTCCCGTGATCCTCGCAGGGGATTGCAGGTGGAGGGCTCGCGGGCGGGGCGCTTGTCGGGTGCAGGTTGACGGGGAGTCCGACTGCCACCGTGTCGTCCTGCGCGTGTGGGTCGTCCCAGGACGACACCGACCAGGACGAGTGCCAGTCCGCACAGCTGCTGGACGGTCAACACCTCTCCGGCGACTGCCGTGCCGAGCAGTACGCCGGTGACGGGGTTGAGCAGTCCTGTCAGGCCCACGGTCCCCGCGGGCAGGTGCCGTAGCCCGGTGAACCAGGCGGTGAAGGCAAGCATGGTGGCGATGAGGGTGACATAGCCGAACGCGAGGAGCGCCGGTGTGGAGAGCTCGGGCGGAGGGCCCTCCACGGCTGCGGCGATCGGCAGCAGGAACAGTCCTCCGGCGGTGAGCTGCCAGGAGGTTGAGGCAAGCACATCGGTACCGGTGCTCCACCGCTTGGTCAGGATGTGGCCGAAGGACGACACCAGCATGGCTGCGGCCGAGGCGAGGACGCCCGGCACGCTCACTCCTTCCGCCCCCGTGAGCAGCATGAGACAGACCCCGCCGAGCCCGATCGCGGCGCCGGCCAGGTGTGCGATGCCGGGTCGCTCGGACACCAGGGCCCAGGCGATCAGCATCATCGCCAGCGGGGACACCGCCATGACGGTCGAGGCGACGCTCGTCGGGAGCAGTTGGGAGGCGGCGTAGACGAGCACGAAGAACGCGCTCACGTTGAGCAGCCCGAGCGCCGCGGACCGCCACCACCGCACGCCGTGTGGTCGCTGCCTGCACAGAGCCAGCAGGACGAGACCGGCGGGCAGCGCCCGCAGGGCGGCTCCGTAGAGGGGGTTGTCGGGCGGCAGGAATTCATGGGTGACGTAATAGTTGGCACCCCAGGCCACCGGTGCGACAGCTGTCAGGGCCACCCACCGCATATTAGCTTCCATGGAAGGCAATATAGCTTCCCGGGAAGCTATCATGGTGCGCATGGACGACCCGCAACCGCTGGACCGCGTGGCCCGCATCCAGGCCGACTGGCGCCGCGAACGGCCCGACCTCGACGTCTCCCCGCAGGGCGTGATCGGCCGGCTGCACCGCCTGGCCGACCACCTCACCGAGGAACTCTGCCTCGTCTACGGGCGCTACGGACTCAGCGAGGG
Proteins encoded in this region:
- a CDS encoding L-tyrosine/L-tryptophan isonitrile synthase family protein; translation: MPPTTTPDVLPTRISTAILNLLLPHHRTADQGPASAERFPHQLRQIADFVRDDAPVTFTLPGFPCKSPNPAKVLGHLPDQGERLSLGFLNALCTEIERIYPPGARMVICSDGHAFGDLIRVPDEHIDAYADELRTLMDHSGLTRLSVFDLRDVFGDLPHDTKRAHLHQSYAPTLDALRAEVRADDNTLALYRGITRFLVEDTADHAGTRSALQRECRQRAYGVIQRSRAWGDLIADHHPRSVRLSIHPQPIGARKFGIRLLDAPDAWTTPWHSAALRRTDGTWTLMPRAKAAELGRLIESDDRPSHFDQD
- the cas1 gene encoding CRISPR-associated endonuclease Cas1 is translated as MLVLRHREWHATVFQSTLCACPSPAPCWKTFQTRYSPLQRAGKTPRKAVTPINAMLNLGYSIGYAEARLACHALGLDTEVGLLHRPKEHKSHSMALDLVEVARPHVDQMVLNLVAERIFTRKDFYEAKDGQCTVGSPLDREIIERARQAVREPLAEATEDVAHILTDSCDTKVKKRTPLTRRTLKATH
- a CDS encoding helix-turn-helix domain-containing protein: MQNGETSMPPYIGEHTGARVAHARKVRRLTQRELSDLSHVSYSTLTKVEQGVLPASPSVVGALARALSVPASELKGQPYLEELRQDQLDGLINPIREALNVYDLGPDPDVRPRSVEDLETHADDLCAMVRATNIKKVAAELPGLIHEATTAAHNAPTDRNWRLLASTYRTAYDVTTKLGFPDLCTVALDRMDWAAQRASDPVLSGMRQYLRALAYLRASDYRTGKRLVRLGMATLEQAEPGRVLDAVTGQLHLGAAVLAGRDKDKDVAEGHLAEAERLAKRTGPAEKVHWLSFGPTNVGAHRVSVLAELDLYPEAVQTAQEMTVPDGWPPSRLAHHHTEVARAQMWTGRTDAAFKSLLEARKLAPQQTRYHPTVRETFSGLEAAKRRMPDTFSNYGAWLGR
- a CDS encoding cytosine permease codes for the protein MSTTESRPEVAGTAQAAAGQAVRETLEDYTLRFAPRSYRRWRPVVVATTALGGIAYMADFSIGAGIGLAHGTGNALLAITVAAVVIFLTGLPLAYYGARYNIDLDLITRGSGFGYYGSVLTSVIFASFTFIFFALEGSIMAQGLKLGLGLPLWLGYLVSTLMVIPLVIYGMKALSKLQVWTTPIWLLLMIGPLVYLIATDPGTVDRFLSYSGTDGDGGVNTASVLLGAGVCLSLIAQIGEQIDYLRFMPPKTSENKHSWWSAVLMAGPGWVVLGALKQTIGVFLAVYILAKVGPAAAPEPIQQFRGAFDAMMPSWMVIPLAVALVVISQIKINVTNAYSGSLAWTNSFTRISKHYPGRMVFVLVNLGFALALMEADMFSFLNSILSFYSNCAIAWVVTVATDIGINKYLLKLSPLQPEFRRGMLYAVNPVGVVSFTAASGLSIAMYFHLLGDALQPYSPVAAAVIAFALTPLTAIATKGRYYLRRTDDGLDEPVLDVDGNPSAVTLDCHVCHQSYERPDLTACATHDAVVCSLCLSTDKTGDHLLPATT
- a CDS encoding DMT family transporter; the protein is MRWVALTAVAPVAWGANYYVTHEFLPPDNPLYGAALRALPAGLVLLALCRQRPHGVRWWRSAALGLLNVSAFFVLVYAASQLLPTSVASTVMAVSPLAMMLIAWALVSERPGIAHLAGAAIGLGGVCLMLLTGAEGVSVPGVLASAAAMLVSSFGHILTKRWSTGTDVLASTSWQLTAGGLFLLPIAAAVEGPPPELSTPALLAFGYVTLIATMLAFTAWFTGLRHLPAGTVGLTGLLNPVTGVLLGTAVAGEVLTVQQLCGLALVLVGVVLGRPTRAGRHGGSRTPRQPAPDKRPAREPSTCNPLRGSRDAEAVNGTDGLPG